A part of Rattus rattus isolate New Zealand chromosome 4, Rrattus_CSIRO_v1, whole genome shotgun sequence genomic DNA contains:
- the LOC116898403 gene encoding G1/S-specific cyclin-D3-like — MPLPASLAFYLLLQSGEEWDCLRACQEQIEAALRESLREAAQTAPSPVPKAPRGSSSQGPSQTSTPTDVTAIHL; from the exons ATGCCCTTGCCGGCTTCTCTGGCCTTTTATCTCTTGCTCCAGTCTGgagaggagtgg gaCTGCCTGCGTGCCTGCCAGGAGCAGATCGAAGCTGCCCTCAGGGAGAGCCTCAGGGAAGCTGCTCAGACAGCCCCCAGCCCCGTGCCCAAAGCCCCCCGGGGCTCTAGCAGCCAGGGGCCCAGTCAGACCAGCACTCCCACAGATGTCACAGCCATCCACCTGTAG
- the LOC116899082 gene encoding G1/S-specific cyclin-D3, with translation MELLCCEGTRHAPRAGPDPRLLGDQRVLQSLLRLEERYVPRASYFQCVQKEIKPHMRKMLAYWMLEVCEEQRCEEDVFPLAMNYLDRYLSCVPTRKAQLQLLGTVCLLLASKLRETTPLTIEKLCIYTDQAVAPWQLREWEVLVLGKLKWDLAAVIAHDFLALILHRLSLPSDRQALVKKHAQTFLALCATDYTFAMYPPSMIATGSIGAAVLGLGACSMSADELTELLAGITGTEVVSLRPPLTKTVLFP, from the exons ATGGAGCTGCTGTGTTGCGAGGGCACCCGGCACGCGCCCCGGGCCGGGCCCGACCCGCGGCTACTGGGGGACCAGCGTGTCCTGCAGAGTTTGCTCCGCTTGGAGGAGCGCTACGTGCCGCGAGCCTCCTACTTCCAGTGCGTGCAAAAGGAGATCAAGCCGCACATGCGGAAGATGCTGGCGTACTGGATGCTGGAG GTGTGTGAGGAGCAGCGCTGCGAGGAGGATGTCTTCCCTCTGGCTATGAACTACCTGGATCGCTACCTGTCCTGCGTCCCCACCCGAAAGGCGCAACTGCAGCTTCTAGGTACCGTCTGCCTGTTGCTGGCCTCCAAGCTGCGCGAAACCACGCCCCTGACTATTGAGAAGCTCTGCATCTATACGGACCAAGCTGTGGCTCCCTGGCAGTTGCGG GAATGGGAGGTACTGGTCCTGGGGAAGCTCAAGTGGGACCTGGCTGCTGTGATTGCGCACGACTTCCTGGCCCTGATTCTGCACCGCCTCTCTCTGCCCAGTGACCGGCAGGCACTGGTCAAAAAGCATGCTCAGACCTTTTTGGCCCTCTGTGCCACAG ATTACACCTTTGCGATGTACCCTCCATCCATGATCGCCACAGGCAGCATTGGGGCTGCAGTGCTAGGCCTGGGTGCCTGCTCTATGTCCGCAGATGAGCTCACAGAGCTGCTGGCGGGAATCACAGGCACCGAAGTGGTAAGTCTCAGGCCCCCACTCACAAAAACAGTGCTATTCCCCTGA